In a genomic window of Amycolatopsis japonica:
- a CDS encoding ABC transporter substrate-binding protein, which yields MKKTLLVTGAALSAALLLSACGGGTVGEAPSGDSGAKTNNKKLSLIPGVQAEPFYISMQCGAEAEAKKAGYELTTQAPQKFDAAMQTQLVNALGSNPPAALLIAPTDAQAMLAPIQQVKGRGSKIIEVDTALKDTSVAESSISSDNAEGGKLAAKTMAELAAGKTGSVLVLDTIAGTSTTNTRAKGFEDELKNYPNLKSAGVQFTQNEPDQAASKVTAALASTPDLIGIFATNLNTGEGAATGLRNAGKVGAVNLIGFDASPSEIEGLKKGEYQGLIAQDPAAIGQQGVQQAIAALEGKPVTRNLTASLHSITKANMDANAQYFYKQSC from the coding sequence ATGAAGAAGACCCTGCTCGTGACCGGTGCCGCCCTGTCCGCGGCCCTCCTGCTGAGCGCCTGCGGCGGTGGCACCGTCGGCGAGGCGCCGTCGGGCGACTCCGGCGCCAAGACCAACAACAAGAAGCTGTCGCTCATCCCGGGCGTGCAGGCCGAGCCGTTCTACATCTCGATGCAGTGCGGCGCCGAGGCCGAGGCCAAGAAGGCGGGCTACGAGCTCACCACGCAGGCCCCGCAGAAGTTCGACGCGGCCATGCAGACCCAGCTCGTCAACGCGCTGGGCTCCAACCCGCCCGCCGCGCTGCTCATCGCGCCGACCGACGCCCAGGCGATGCTCGCGCCGATCCAGCAGGTCAAGGGCCGCGGCTCGAAGATCATCGAGGTCGACACCGCGCTGAAGGACACCAGCGTGGCCGAGTCGTCGATCTCGTCGGACAACGCCGAGGGCGGCAAGCTCGCCGCGAAGACCATGGCGGAACTGGCCGCGGGCAAGACCGGTTCGGTGCTGGTGCTCGACACCATCGCCGGCACGTCGACCACGAACACCCGCGCGAAGGGTTTCGAGGACGAGCTGAAGAACTACCCGAACCTGAAGTCGGCGGGGGTGCAGTTCACCCAGAACGAGCCCGACCAGGCCGCGTCCAAGGTGACCGCCGCGCTGGCGTCCACCCCGGACCTGATCGGCATCTTCGCGACCAACCTCAACACCGGTGAGGGCGCCGCGACCGGTCTGCGGAACGCGGGCAAGGTCGGCGCGGTCAACCTGATCGGTTTCGACGCCTCGCCGTCGGAGATCGAGGGCCTGAAGAAGGGCGAGTACCAGGGCCTCATCGCGCAGGACCCGGCCGCCATCGGGCAGCAGGGCGTGCAGCAGGCCATCGCGGCGCTGGAGGGCAAGCCGGTGACGCGGAACCTGACCGCTTCGCTGCACTCGATCACCAAGGCGAACATGGACGCGAACGCCCAGTACTTCTACAAGCAGAGCTGCTGA
- a CDS encoding ABC transporter permease produces the protein MTVSTPTKNGSEIQTSVDGGFGKRSIGQRLIGANTFWIALVLLALIIVFTAIAPAEFATLFTFQTLLIETSVLLVLSVGMTFVIITSGIDLSVGSVLIFAGMVAGKTMEALSPDGDATKAGWGVITAGLVAAVVAGTIWGLINGFLIAVANIPPLIVTLGTMGAALGAAYLLNNGSDVRSVPTELNKTLGYGTSFGGVPNLVLVAVVITLIGAWLLHTTKFGRYTYAVGSNAEGARRAGIGVTAHLLKVYTLTGFLAGVAGFLSLAYYASTTISAHTTDNLNAIAATVMGGTSLFGGVGSVLGTVIGVFIPAVLKKGFNITQVQDFWQMIAVGAVLIAAVWFDQRRRRRRNSR, from the coding sequence GTGACCGTGTCCACTCCGACGAAGAACGGCTCCGAGATCCAGACCTCTGTGGACGGTGGCTTCGGCAAACGTTCGATCGGGCAACGGCTCATCGGGGCCAACACGTTCTGGATCGCGCTGGTGCTGCTGGCGCTGATCATCGTGTTCACCGCGATCGCGCCCGCCGAGTTCGCGACGCTGTTCACCTTCCAGACCCTGCTCATCGAAACTTCGGTGCTGCTGGTGCTCTCGGTCGGCATGACGTTCGTGATCATCACCTCCGGAATCGACCTCTCGGTCGGCTCGGTGCTGATCTTCGCGGGCATGGTGGCCGGCAAGACGATGGAGGCGCTGAGCCCGGACGGCGACGCGACGAAGGCCGGTTGGGGCGTCATCACCGCCGGGCTCGTGGCGGCCGTCGTCGCGGGCACGATCTGGGGCCTGATCAACGGTTTCCTGATCGCGGTGGCGAACATCCCGCCGCTGATCGTCACGCTCGGCACGATGGGTGCCGCGCTCGGCGCCGCGTACCTGCTGAACAACGGGTCCGACGTGCGCAGCGTGCCGACCGAGCTCAACAAGACGCTCGGCTACGGGACGTCGTTCGGCGGCGTGCCGAACCTGGTGCTGGTGGCCGTGGTGATCACGCTGATCGGCGCCTGGTTGTTGCACACCACCAAATTCGGCCGCTACACCTACGCCGTCGGCTCGAACGCCGAGGGCGCGCGGCGGGCGGGCATCGGGGTGACCGCGCACCTGCTGAAGGTGTACACGCTCACCGGTTTCCTCGCCGGTGTCGCCGGTTTCCTCTCGCTGGCGTACTACGCGTCGACGACGATTTCGGCGCACACCACCGACAACCTCAACGCCATCGCCGCCACGGTGATGGGCGGGACGAGTCTCTTCGGCGGTGTCGGTTCGGTGCTGGGCACGGTGATCGGCGTGTTCATCCCGGCCGTGCTGAAGAAGGGCTTCAACATCACGCAGGTCCAGGACTTCTGGCAGATGATCGCGGTCGGCGCGGTGCTGATCGCCGCGGTCTGGTTCGACCAGCGGCGCCGTCGTCGCCGCAATTCTCGCTGA
- a CDS encoding ATP-binding cassette domain-containing protein, whose translation MSELLLDAQNLVKRYGSVEALRGASFQARAGEVTALIGDNGAGKSTLVKCLSGAEQPTSGSILLDGSAVVLDSPTTARRMGIETVYQDLAVAPELDPAANLFLGREIHRKGILGKLGMLDKKEMKRQAVEEFQRLGVTLQSTDVPIGSLSGGQRQSVAVARSVVWASKVVFMDEPTAALGVVQRERVLDVIKKVRDKGIAVVLISHNMPEVLSVADRIEVLRLGKRVARFTGDGTKLEDLVAAMTGALVQEEAA comes from the coding sequence GTGAGCGAACTCCTGCTCGACGCACAGAACCTCGTCAAACGCTACGGCTCGGTGGAAGCCCTGCGCGGCGCGTCCTTCCAGGCCCGCGCCGGTGAGGTCACCGCACTGATCGGCGACAACGGCGCCGGGAAGTCCACTTTGGTCAAATGCCTGTCCGGCGCGGAACAGCCGACGTCCGGCAGCATCCTGCTCGACGGATCCGCGGTGGTGCTCGACTCCCCCACCACGGCACGGCGGATGGGCATCGAGACGGTGTACCAGGACCTCGCGGTCGCCCCGGAACTCGACCCGGCCGCGAACCTGTTCCTCGGCAGGGAGATCCATCGCAAGGGGATCCTCGGCAAGCTCGGGATGCTGGACAAGAAGGAGATGAAACGCCAGGCCGTGGAGGAGTTCCAGCGGCTCGGCGTGACCCTGCAGAGCACCGACGTCCCCATCGGCTCGCTTTCGGGTGGGCAGCGGCAAAGTGTCGCCGTCGCGCGTTCGGTCGTCTGGGCGTCGAAGGTCGTGTTCATGGACGAGCCGACGGCCGCGCTCGGCGTCGTGCAGCGCGAACGCGTGCTCGACGTGATCAAGAAGGTGCGGGACAAGGGCATCGCCGTCGTGCTGATCAGCCACAACATGCCCGAGGTGCTGTCGGTGGCCGACCGGATCGAGGTGCTGCGGCTCGGCAAACGCGTCGCCCGGTTCACCGGCGACGGCACGAAACTGGAAGACCTGGTCGCCGCGATGACGGGCGCCCTCGTACAAGAGGAGGCGGCGTGA
- a CDS encoding LacI family DNA-binding transcriptional regulator, with product MSDVARLAGVSIKTVSRVVNDEPAVHPDTAERVMAAIEQLGFRRNLGARNLRRGSTTGTIGLIVEDVGNPFYSELNRAVERIATSFGRQVLTGSSEENSDRERELVLEFCSRRVDGILVVPAGMQHGYLVPEMRAGTPVVFLDRPAGDIMADTVLVDNIGGTVEAVAHLAKHGHRRIAFLADSPDIFTAGERLRGFREGCVRNGIPFDDSLVVMRTPTAESVGDAVKRLLTGANPATAVVAGNNRVAVHLLRALAHAERRPAMISFDDFELADLLDPPVSVIAHDVSALGRAAAELLFARVQGDQSAPRKVVLPVHLVARGSGEVAPS from the coding sequence ATGAGTGACGTGGCCCGGCTCGCGGGCGTGAGCATCAAGACCGTCTCGCGGGTGGTGAACGACGAGCCCGCCGTCCATCCGGACACCGCGGAGCGCGTCATGGCGGCGATCGAGCAGCTCGGGTTCCGGCGCAACCTCGGCGCGCGGAACCTGCGGCGCGGCTCGACGACCGGGACGATCGGCCTGATCGTCGAAGACGTCGGCAACCCCTTCTACTCCGAGCTCAACCGGGCGGTGGAACGTATCGCGACCTCGTTCGGCCGCCAGGTGCTGACCGGGTCGTCGGAGGAGAACTCCGACCGCGAACGCGAACTCGTCCTGGAGTTCTGCTCCCGCCGGGTGGACGGCATCCTCGTCGTGCCCGCCGGGATGCAGCACGGCTATCTGGTCCCCGAGATGCGCGCCGGCACGCCCGTGGTGTTCCTCGACCGGCCCGCCGGCGACATCATGGCCGACACGGTGCTGGTCGACAACATCGGCGGCACCGTCGAAGCGGTCGCCCACCTCGCGAAACACGGCCATCGCCGGATCGCGTTCCTCGCCGACAGTCCCGACATCTTCACCGCGGGCGAGCGCCTGCGCGGATTCCGGGAAGGCTGCGTGCGCAACGGGATCCCCTTCGACGACAGCCTCGTCGTGATGCGGACGCCGACCGCCGAGAGCGTCGGCGACGCCGTGAAACGGCTGCTCACCGGCGCGAATCCGGCCACCGCCGTGGTCGCGGGCAACAACCGGGTCGCCGTGCACCTGCTGCGCGCGCTGGCCCACGCGGAGCGGCGTCCCGCGATGATCAGCTTCGACGACTTCGAACTGGCGGATCTGCTGGATCCGCCGGTCTCCGTGATCGCGCACGACGTGAGCGCGCTGGGCCGGGCGGCCGCGGAACTGCTGTTCGCCCGGGTACAGGGAGATCAATCCGCACCGAGAAAGGTAGTTCTGCCCGTGCATCTCGTAGCCCGCGGTTCCGGGGAGGTCGCGCCTTCATGA
- a CDS encoding thiamine-binding protein — translation MIVAFSVSPSAAEEDGGVSEAVARAVKVVRESGLPNSTNAMFTNIEGSWDEVMDVVKRAVEAAGEGSSRVGLVLKADIRPGYEGQLTAKVERVEKHLSD, via the coding sequence ATGATCGTGGCCTTCAGTGTCAGCCCGTCCGCGGCCGAGGAGGACGGCGGTGTCAGCGAGGCGGTCGCCCGCGCGGTGAAAGTGGTCCGCGAGTCCGGCTTGCCCAATTCCACCAACGCGATGTTCACGAACATCGAGGGCTCGTGGGACGAGGTGATGGACGTCGTCAAGCGGGCCGTCGAGGCCGCGGGCGAGGGATCGTCACGGGTCGGGCTGGTGCTCAAGGCCGATATCCGTCCCGGCTACGAAGGCCAGCTGACCGCGAAGGTGGAGCGCGTCGAGAAGCACCTGAGCGACTGA
- a CDS encoding DUF3817 domain-containing protein, with protein sequence MSSKAALVFRVAAVAEALSWAGLLVGMFLKYAVKLGEGGVPVLGMVHGVVFVLYVLVSLSVAKPLGWRPKTLILALLSSIPPLFTWLFESWALRNGKLDGPQRLSHGGVGLFAAKSAEPAAV encoded by the coding sequence GTGTCCAGCAAGGCCGCTCTAGTATTCCGCGTGGCCGCGGTAGCCGAAGCCCTCTCCTGGGCCGGGCTGCTGGTCGGGATGTTCCTCAAGTACGCCGTCAAGCTCGGCGAGGGCGGCGTCCCCGTCCTCGGCATGGTGCACGGCGTCGTGTTCGTCCTCTACGTGCTGGTCTCCCTGTCCGTGGCGAAGCCGCTCGGCTGGCGTCCGAAGACCCTGATCCTCGCGCTGCTCTCCAGCATCCCGCCGCTGTTCACCTGGCTGTTCGAGTCCTGGGCGCTGCGCAACGGCAAGCTCGACGGCCCGCAGCGGCTGTCGCACGGTGGTGTCGGCCTGTTCGCGGCCAAGTCCGCGGAACCCGCCGCCGTCTGA
- a CDS encoding LytR/AlgR family response regulator transcription factor produces MTNGLRVLAVDDVPPALDELCSLLREAPEVAEVVAAGDAVNALKLLQGSHFDAVFLDISMPGLDGLELASLLARLNEPPVIVFVTAHDGHAVAAYGIGAVDYLLKPVRAERLSAALSKVVRMAGNQADEPKPAPDAMSALPVESGGRTRYVRRDDVQFVEAHGDYVRLHTKSGVHVTRMPISRLEEYWEGTGFTRVHRGFLLAVDAVLELRSDTTGGLLAHTEAGDVPVSRRHARDLRDRLLAAAQRGELGRGGRP; encoded by the coding sequence GTGACGAACGGGCTGCGGGTGCTGGCGGTCGACGACGTCCCGCCCGCCCTCGACGAGCTGTGCAGCCTGCTGCGCGAAGCTCCGGAAGTCGCCGAAGTGGTCGCCGCGGGTGACGCGGTCAACGCGCTCAAGCTGTTGCAGGGCAGTCATTTCGACGCCGTGTTCCTCGACATCTCCATGCCGGGACTCGACGGTCTCGAACTCGCCTCCCTGCTGGCGCGGCTCAACGAACCGCCGGTGATCGTGTTCGTCACCGCGCACGACGGGCACGCCGTGGCGGCGTACGGTATCGGCGCGGTCGACTACCTGCTCAAACCGGTCCGCGCGGAACGGCTGTCCGCCGCACTGTCCAAAGTGGTCCGGATGGCGGGCAACCAGGCCGACGAGCCGAAACCCGCGCCGGACGCGATGTCCGCGCTGCCGGTGGAATCCGGCGGGCGCACCCGGTACGTCCGGCGCGACGACGTCCAGTTCGTCGAGGCGCACGGCGATTACGTCCGGTTGCACACGAAATCCGGCGTGCATGTCACGCGGATGCCGATCTCCCGGCTCGAAGAGTATTGGGAGGGAACGGGATTCACCCGTGTCCACCGGGGTTTCCTGCTCGCCGTGGACGCGGTGCTCGAACTGCGCAGCGACACCACCGGCGGGCTGCTGGCGCATACGGAGGCGGGTGACGTGCCGGTGAGCCGCCGCCACGCGCGCGACCTGCGGGATCGGCTACTCGCAGCCGCGCAACGCGGGGAACTGGGCCGGGGAGGCCGCCCGTGA
- a CDS encoding class I mannose-6-phosphate isomerase, whose product MSGHLEPIRLPANQPPQFYRGGDAIAALRGAPSESKFGPEDWVGSATTMFGQETNGLTKLPGGVWLRDAVRENPAAWLGAKHVEALGDSTGLLVKLLDAGQRLPVHFHPSDSFAKRHFDSHFGKTEAWIVVGTYGDDPRVYPGFKETVDKATVNEWARTQDAPAMLEALNSVAVTPGDTVYIPAGLPHAIGEGVFVVELQQPTDFSLTLEWRDFLANPEKAHLGIGFETAIETLDTTGWDEERLGSIVKRTAGDEASTVDLLADGSDAFFRADQLRPAVSGRATTLSLDPSFAVLVVMDGAGTLRTEHGGEYALRKGETYVVPHDAGQSTVEGDLTVIRCRPPAPEKRERS is encoded by the coding sequence ATGAGCGGTCACCTCGAACCGATCCGCCTGCCGGCGAACCAGCCGCCGCAGTTCTACCGCGGCGGCGACGCCATCGCGGCGTTGCGGGGCGCCCCGTCGGAGTCCAAATTCGGGCCCGAAGACTGGGTCGGCTCGGCCACCACGATGTTCGGCCAGGAGACCAACGGCCTGACCAAGCTGCCCGGCGGGGTCTGGCTGCGCGACGCCGTCCGCGAGAACCCGGCCGCCTGGCTCGGCGCCAAGCACGTCGAGGCGCTCGGCGACTCGACCGGTCTGCTGGTGAAACTGCTCGACGCGGGCCAGCGCCTGCCCGTGCACTTCCACCCGTCGGACTCGTTCGCGAAGCGGCATTTCGACTCGCACTTCGGCAAGACCGAGGCGTGGATCGTGGTCGGCACCTACGGCGACGACCCGCGCGTCTATCCCGGCTTCAAGGAGACCGTCGACAAAGCGACGGTCAACGAATGGGCCCGCACCCAGGACGCGCCCGCCATGCTCGAGGCGCTGAACAGTGTCGCGGTCACGCCCGGCGACACGGTCTACATCCCGGCGGGCCTGCCGCACGCGATCGGCGAAGGCGTGTTCGTCGTCGAACTCCAGCAGCCGACCGACTTCTCGCTCACCCTGGAATGGCGCGACTTCCTGGCGAACCCGGAGAAGGCGCACCTCGGCATCGGCTTCGAGACCGCCATCGAAACCCTGGACACCACAGGCTGGGACGAAGAACGGCTCGGCTCGATCGTCAAGCGGACCGCCGGCGATGAAGCGTCCACTGTGGACCTGCTCGCCGACGGCAGTGACGCGTTCTTCCGCGCCGACCAGCTCCGTCCGGCTGTTTCGGGTAGGGCGACAACGTTGTCACTCGATCCGTCGTTCGCGGTACTGGTCGTCATGGACGGTGCGGGCACGCTCCGCACCGAACACGGCGGCGAGTACGCGCTACGGAAGGGCGAGACGTACGTGGTCCCGCACGACGCCGGTCAATCCACTGTGGAGGGTGATCTCACGGTCATCCGCTGCCGTCCGCCGGCACCCGAGAAGAGGGAGCGATCGTGA
- a CDS encoding sensor histidine kinase, protein MTTRLPWRPAASADPVPVLAAAQRVSDDLMDGLAGPRARHAAHGLRRLFDVPGLGLTDLSGSLIWSGRPAADDVVVAALDEVLHSETPVSEPGLLAMPLHVHDELAGVLLVTETTNAVARQAVELVVHALERGRLEASAEQAAEAELRALRAEISPHFVYNALTVISSLVRSDPDRARDLMLDFAEYTRYSLARHGEYTMVAEEFRAIETYLALQRAVLGERLRVQVRVAPEVLAVAVPYLVLEPLVENAIRHGIEPRAEAGFIQVQGMAEGNDCVISVEDDGVGMDPARAAAILAGRGDDGGVGLANVDRRLRSVYGPWYGLTVETESGAGTRVVVRVPRFQPGVLP, encoded by the coding sequence ATGACCACCCGTCTGCCCTGGCGTCCGGCCGCGAGCGCGGATCCGGTGCCGGTGCTCGCCGCCGCCCAGCGCGTTTCCGACGACCTCATGGACGGCCTCGCCGGGCCCCGCGCCCGCCACGCGGCGCACGGCCTCCGACGGCTGTTCGACGTCCCCGGCCTCGGGCTGACCGACCTCTCCGGCTCGCTGATCTGGTCGGGCCGACCGGCCGCCGACGACGTCGTGGTCGCGGCGCTCGACGAGGTCCTCCACTCCGAGACACCGGTGTCCGAACCCGGGCTGCTGGCGATGCCCCTGCACGTCCACGACGAACTGGCCGGGGTCCTCCTGGTCACCGAAACCACGAACGCCGTCGCCCGCCAGGCCGTCGAACTCGTCGTCCACGCGCTCGAACGCGGCAGGCTGGAGGCCTCCGCCGAGCAGGCCGCCGAGGCGGAACTGCGGGCGTTGCGGGCCGAGATCTCGCCGCATTTCGTCTACAACGCGCTCACCGTGATCTCCTCGCTGGTCCGCTCCGATCCGGACCGCGCCCGCGACCTGATGCTCGATTTCGCCGAGTACACGCGCTACAGCCTCGCGCGGCACGGCGAGTACACGATGGTCGCCGAGGAGTTCCGCGCCATCGAGACGTACTTGGCGTTGCAGCGCGCCGTGCTCGGCGAACGGCTACGCGTGCAGGTGCGCGTCGCGCCGGAGGTGCTGGCCGTCGCGGTGCCGTACCTCGTGCTGGAACCGTTGGTGGAGAACGCGATCCGGCACGGGATCGAGCCACGCGCCGAGGCGGGGTTCATCCAGGTTCAGGGAATGGCGGAAGGGAACGACTGCGTGATCAGCGTCGAGGACGACGGTGTCGGCATGGACCCCGCACGCGCGGCGGCGATCCTGGCCGGGCGTGGCGACGACGGCGGCGTCGGACTGGCCAATGTGGACAGAAGGCTGCGCAGCGTCTACGGCCCCTGGTACGGCCTGACGGTGGAGACCGAGTCCGGCGCGGGTACCAGGGTCGTGGTGCGGGTGCCCCGGTTCCAGCCGGGGGTGCTGCCGTGA
- a CDS encoding membrane protein: MSRVKRVAVTSPQTRLARSRPRARGRWRVPRLAASDAERADLLYRAQRRGGLPALAGMFGLVFGLPLVFGIFPGLDSVRLAGIPLSWLMIAILPYPAMALLSWWQLRRAEKIEDE, from the coding sequence GTGAGCCGCGTCAAACGGGTCGCCGTCACCAGCCCGCAGACCCGGCTCGCGCGGTCGCGGCCCCGGGCACGCGGCCGCTGGCGCGTCCCCCGGCTGGCGGCGAGCGACGCCGAGCGCGCGGACCTGCTGTACCGCGCCCAGCGCCGTGGCGGACTCCCCGCGCTGGCCGGGATGTTCGGGCTGGTCTTCGGGCTCCCGCTGGTGTTCGGGATCTTCCCCGGGCTGGATTCGGTGCGGCTGGCGGGAATCCCGCTGTCCTGGCTGATGATCGCGATCCTCCCGTACCCGGCCATGGCCCTGCTGTCGTGGTGGCAGTTGCGCCGGGCGGAAAAGATCGAGGACGAATAG
- a CDS encoding GH92 family glycosyl hydrolase: MPARTSTRVAGLLTALVVPAGLLTPVAAAAPGGDPVDAVNTFIGTKDDGNTFPGASAPFGMTQVSPISSHYAGYRYDDTAIRGFGHFFLSGAGCWEQGGLVSTLPTTGAVGPGAAFDTAKPETFDHKKYASPYTHEGEVGKPGYYKVRLTGYGGVDAETTATTRTGVERYTFAKSGDANVFVNVGQANDKEPVTASQIRVVGDRTVEGMVESQAFCGGKPYKTWFTTTFDKPFKSFGTWSPTGGTPGSKESAGGEGLRGAWLTFGGGQVTATTAISHVDASGAKLNLASEKGRSFDAVRDGAQRAWRKELSSVDIKGGTKDDRTVFYTSLYHALLQPLTGNDADGRYRGFDDKIHRALGWTYYEFFSLWDTYRTQNQLLALLRPSRAKDVAKSVLAIHDQGGWLPRWAYANQETNTMTGDPVTPFLVDLWRFGALSGQELKAYQALLQNSREIPPASSPFQGRSGNASYQKDGFVQYDKDFPKKGQDTDPNHGASATLEYALADCSLSIMAAGLGKKDDAKALADKGRSYRTLWDSSVSDRGFTGFYRPKVTGGDWFSPADKPYTPQSPDGFHEGTSWQYQWLTQQDVPGLVERMGGKENVGKRLDDFFAYGDLVKDPAKTVREEWVVGPYNYYNQFRYNPNNEPDLHSPWMYTLTGQPWKTSAVVRAAHTLFTNAPNGVTGNDDLGTMSAWYVFSALGLYPAVPGTGQFLLNAPRFEKSVVHLENGRDITIKADGADGAKLKYVQGLGSGSQRAYVGLEQLTRGTTLDFELTGDVAKATWATGPEGAPKSPCAG; the protein is encoded by the coding sequence ATGCCTGCACGCACTTCGACCCGCGTCGCCGGGTTGCTCACCGCGCTGGTCGTTCCCGCCGGGCTTCTCACGCCCGTCGCGGCGGCGGCGCCCGGTGGCGACCCTGTGGACGCGGTCAACACCTTCATCGGCACCAAGGACGACGGCAACACCTTCCCCGGCGCTTCGGCCCCGTTCGGGATGACGCAGGTCAGCCCGATCTCGTCGCATTACGCCGGCTACCGCTACGACGACACCGCGATCCGCGGCTTCGGGCATTTCTTCCTGTCCGGGGCGGGCTGCTGGGAGCAGGGCGGCCTCGTGTCGACCCTGCCCACCACCGGCGCGGTCGGGCCCGGCGCGGCGTTCGACACCGCGAAACCCGAGACGTTCGACCACAAGAAGTACGCCTCGCCGTACACGCACGAGGGCGAGGTCGGGAAACCCGGCTACTACAAGGTGCGGCTCACCGGTTACGGCGGCGTCGACGCGGAGACCACCGCGACCACGCGGACCGGTGTCGAGCGGTACACCTTCGCGAAATCGGGCGACGCGAACGTTTTCGTCAACGTCGGGCAGGCCAACGACAAGGAACCGGTGACGGCGAGCCAGATCCGCGTCGTCGGCGACCGGACGGTCGAGGGAATGGTCGAGTCGCAGGCGTTCTGCGGTGGGAAGCCGTACAAGACCTGGTTCACCACGACGTTCGACAAGCCGTTCAAGTCCTTCGGCACCTGGTCGCCGACGGGCGGCACGCCGGGCTCGAAGGAGTCCGCCGGTGGTGAAGGGCTGCGCGGCGCGTGGCTGACCTTCGGTGGCGGGCAGGTCACCGCGACGACGGCGATCTCCCATGTGGACGCTTCCGGCGCCAAGCTCAACCTGGCCTCGGAGAAGGGTCGTTCGTTCGACGCGGTCCGCGACGGTGCCCAGCGCGCCTGGCGCAAGGAACTGTCCTCAGTGGACATCAAGGGCGGTACGAAGGACGACCGCACGGTGTTCTACACCTCGCTGTACCACGCGCTGCTGCAACCGTTGACCGGCAACGACGCCGACGGCCGTTACCGCGGGTTCGACGACAAGATCCACCGCGCGCTGGGCTGGACGTATTACGAGTTCTTCTCGTTATGGGACACCTATCGCACGCAGAACCAGCTGCTCGCGCTCCTGCGGCCGTCGCGGGCGAAGGACGTCGCGAAGTCGGTGCTCGCCATCCACGACCAGGGTGGCTGGCTGCCGCGCTGGGCGTACGCGAACCAGGAGACGAACACGATGACCGGCGATCCGGTCACCCCGTTCCTGGTCGACCTGTGGCGTTTCGGCGCGCTGTCCGGGCAGGAGCTCAAGGCGTACCAGGCACTTCTGCAGAACTCGCGGGAGATCCCGCCCGCGTCCTCGCCGTTCCAGGGCCGCTCGGGCAACGCGAGCTACCAGAAGGACGGATTCGTCCAGTACGACAAGGACTTCCCGAAGAAGGGGCAGGACACCGACCCGAACCACGGCGCTTCGGCCACGTTGGAATACGCGCTCGCGGACTGCTCGCTGTCCATCATGGCCGCCGGTCTCGGCAAGAAGGACGACGCGAAGGCCTTGGCGGACAAGGGTCGCAGTTATCGCACCCTGTGGGATTCTTCGGTCAGCGATCGCGGCTTCACCGGTTTCTACCGCCCCAAGGTGACCGGTGGGGACTGGTTCAGCCCGGCGGACAAGCCGTACACCCCGCAGAGCCCGGACGGGTTCCACGAGGGCACGTCGTGGCAGTACCAGTGGCTGACGCAGCAGGACGTGCCCGGCCTCGTCGAGCGGATGGGCGGCAAGGAGAACGTCGGCAAGCGGCTCGACGACTTCTTCGCCTACGGGGATCTGGTCAAGGACCCGGCGAAGACCGTGCGCGAGGAATGGGTCGTCGGCCCGTACAACTACTACAACCAGTTCCGCTACAACCCGAACAACGAGCCGGATCTGCACTCGCCCTGGATGTACACGCTGACCGGGCAGCCGTGGAAGACCTCGGCCGTCGTCCGCGCGGCGCACACGTTGTTCACCAACGCGCCCAACGGGGTCACCGGCAACGACGACCTCGGGACCATGTCCGCGTGGTACGTCTTCAGTGCGCTGGGGCTCTATCCGGCGGTGCCGGGAACCGGGCAGTTCCTCCTGAACGCGCCGCGGTTCGAGAAGTCCGTGGTGCACTTGGAGAACGGTCGTGACATCACGATCAAGGCCGACGGCGCCGACGGGGCGAAGCTCAAGTACGTCCAGGGACTGGGATCCGGTTCGCAGCGGGCGTATGTCGGGTTGGAACAGTTGACGCGCGGGACCACTTTGGACTTCGAGCTCACCGGGGATGTGGCCAAGGCCACCTGGGCGACCGGCCCGGAAGGTGCGCCGAAATCGCCCTGCGCCGGGTGA
- a CDS encoding MarR family winged helix-turn-helix transcriptional regulator codes for MSRPLPFDPIARAAQLWEARIGPSETMAAVTGIMRVQQIIQSAVDGALKPHGLTFARYEALVLLTFARASHLPMRVMGERLQLHPTSVTNIVDRLEKDGLVKRVPHPTDRRTTLVEITDEGRARREEATKAVTEIDFGLTGLTGKQTEQLTDLLTKVRKATGDFTE; via the coding sequence ATGAGCCGTCCGTTGCCGTTCGACCCGATCGCCCGCGCGGCGCAGCTGTGGGAAGCCCGTATCGGGCCTTCCGAAACCATGGCCGCGGTGACCGGGATCATGCGCGTGCAACAGATCATCCAGTCCGCGGTGGACGGCGCGCTCAAACCCCACGGGCTGACCTTCGCCCGGTACGAGGCACTGGTCCTGCTGACCTTCGCCCGCGCGTCCCATCTGCCGATGCGCGTGATGGGCGAGCGGCTGCAGCTGCACCCGACGAGCGTCACCAACATCGTCGACCGGCTGGAGAAGGACGGCTTGGTCAAACGCGTGCCGCATCCGACCGACCGCCGGACCACGCTGGTCGAGATCACCGACGAAGGCCGCGCACGCCGCGAAGAGGCCACGAAGGCGGTCACCGAGATCGACTTCGGCTTGACCGGGCTCACCGGCAAGCAGACCGAGCAGCTGACCGACCTGCTCACGAAGGTCCGCAAGGCCACCGGCGACTTCACCGAATAA